One Polynucleobacter necessarius genomic window, GCATTTTTCGTGGCTCGACGTTGTAGAAAAAGTTGGGCGTTTTTTAGAGGTCAGCTTTCTGCGTATTCGCGAGCGTCGCGATAGCGAGGAAGATCGCAAGCTTGGTGAAGCGGCTGCTGAAGAGCGCGAAGAATTTGTTGAGGAGATTCGTGGGCGTGTTGAGGTTGCCGCGCCCGTACAAATTGTGCGTGCGCCAATTGAGATTCCCAAGAGTGCTCGTGTTGAGCGCGAAAAACAACAACCGTTCTTTGTGGATATTCCCGATTCAGAATTGCCACCATTAGCATTGCTTGATCCAGTTCCTGAAGCTAAAGAAACGATTTCTGCTGATGTCCTGGAATTTACCTCTCGCTTAATTGAACGCAAGTTAGCCGAGTTTGGCGTTCAGGTCACTGTGATTGCGGCTTACCCAGGCCCTGTGGTTATTCGCTATGAGATTGATCCAGCCGTTGGTGTAAAGGGCAGTCAGATTGTTAATCTCTCGCGAGACTTAGCGCGCTCTTTGGGCGTGGTGAGCATGCGTGTGGTTGAAACCATTCCCGGTAAAACCTGCATGGCTTTGGAATTACCAAACCCCACACGTCAATCTGTTTACTTATCTGAGATTCTGACTTCGCAGGTCTACAACGACAACCACTCCTTGTTGACTCTGGCATTGGGTAAAGATATTTCGGGTAGCCCAATGGTCGCAGATTTGGCGAAGATGCCGCACTGTTTGGTAGCGGGTACTACTGGTGCAGGTAAATCGGTAGGTATCAATGCCATGATCCTGTCATTACTCTTTAAGGCGAAGCCTGATGAAGTGCGCTTGATCATGATTGATCCGAAGATGCTAGAGATGGCAATCTACGACAAGATTCCGCATTTGCTTTGCCCCGTCGTAACCGACATGAAGCAAGCGTATAACGCGCTGAATTGGGCAGTAAACGAGATGGAGCGTCGTTATAAGCTCATGAGTAAGTTTGGTGTTCGTAATCTTGCTGGCTTTAATAAAAAGATTCTGGAAGCAGAAGAGCGTGGCGAAAAGCTCACTAATCCATTTAGCTTGACCCCAGAGGATCCAGAGCCAATCTACAAGGCACCAGTCATCGTGATCGTGATTGATGAGCTGGCTGACCTGATGATGGTCTCTGGCAAGAAGATTGAAGAATTGATTGCGCGCATCGCGCAAAAAGCACGTGCCGCAGGAATTCATTTGGTGCTGGCAACGCAACGTCCGAGTGTGGATGTGATTACGGGCCTGATTAAGGCGAACGTACCAACCCGTATTTCGTTCCAAGTCAGTAGCAAGATTGATAGCCGAACCATTTTGGATCAGCAGGGCGCAGAAGCGTTACTCGGTATGGGCGATATGTTGTACATGGCGCCTGGAACTGGACTGCCAGTTCGCGTTCACGGGGCATTTGTATCGGATGATGAAGTGCATCGTGTCGTTGAGTGGCTCAAGGAGAGGGGCGAGGCCAATTATATTGATGGCGTTCTTGAAGGCGCTGATGAGTCTAACGTCGATGCTTTAACGGGTGAGGGTGGTGGTGAAGCCGACCCTCTGTATGACCAAGCGGTGGCGCTTGTTCTAGAAAACAAGCGCCCATCGATTTCTTTGGTTCAGAGACACTTGCGCATTGGATATAACCGTGCAGCGCGACTGTTAGAAGATATGGAAAAGGCTGGTTTAGTGTCTAAGATGGGTAATGGCGGGAACCGCGAGATTTTGCATCGCTCCTCTGAGTAAGGTTTGATTTTGCAACGACATATTTCTGCAGCAATTATTCAAATTGCTATCGGTATCACTAGCATCCTCTTCTCAGGAGCTGCTATTTCTCAGAGCGAGAGTGGTTCTGAGCAACTACGCAATTTTGTTCGCAATTCCAAAACGGCTGAGGGTGATTTTGTGCAGCAACAATTGCGCGCTCCTAAAGCAATTGAACCTCAAGACAAAGGTTTAAAAGTGGTTCGCCAAACTCAAGGGCATTTTGTCTTTCAACGTCCTGGCCGCTTTGTATGGGACACCCAAAAACCCTATGAACAAAAACTAATTGCCAACGGCAGTCAACTTATTTTGTGGGATAAAGATTTAAATCAAGCGACGTTTCGTCCAGCGGGTCAAGCCATTGCCTCAACTCCTGCGGCGTTTCTCTTTGGAGAAACATCGCTAGACCGGCATTTTCAATTGGTAGATGGCGAGGAGCGTTTGGGTATGAAATGGGTAGCCCTCGTTCCCAAAGCTGATCCCAACGCCAAGAAGCAAAGTGATCTGCCCTATACCAAGATATCGATTGGAATGAGCAACGGTCTGCCCAAAGCACTTGAATTGATGGATGGCTTAGGAAGCGTTGTTTTGGTAACTCTTGAAAAGATTCAAATCAACGTCAATCTGCCTGCCAATCGTTTTAATTTCACGCCGCCTGTCGGCGCTGAAGTCTTGCGCTTAAACTAGAGCCTATCTCCCTTTCTGAGCAATATATGATTGATCCGCAATTACTTCGTAAAGATATCGCCGCAGTTGCAGCGCGTTTGGCTACTCGTAAATTTCAATTGGATGTTGAAAAATTCAACACGCTGGAATCAGAACGAAAGTCGTTGCAAACGCGTACAGAAGAGTTGCAGGCTAAACGCAACCAATTGTCTAAAGCAATTGGGATGAAGAAGGGCAAAGGTGAAGATGCTTCTGCAGAAATGGCAGAAGTTGCCCAAGTAAATAGCGATATGGAATCTGGCGCGGTACGACTGAGTACCCTACAAGCTGAGATTACTGATTTCTTAATGGGTATTCCCAATTTGCCGGATGAGTCAGTACCTACTGGTAAAGATGAGACCGAGAATCAAGAAATAAAACGCTGGGGCGAGCAGCCAATATTTGATTTTGAAATTAAAGATCATGTGGATCTTGGTGGTCCACTAGGTTTAGATTTTGAAGTGGCCGCCAAAATAAGTGGCTCACGCTTTGTGGTATTAAAAGGACTCATTGCTCGATTACATCGTGCTTTAGCGCAGTTTATGATTGATACGCATGCTAGCCACCATGGCTATCAAGAAGTTTATGCGCCCTATATGGTGAATGCCGCTTCCATGCGTGGAACTGGGCAATTGCCGAAGTTTGAGGAAGACCTTTTCAAGGTTCCCCGTCAAATGGGTGGTGAAGCGCAGTCAGACAATGCGGGTGGCGAGGCGAATACCGAAAACTTTTACCTCATTCCAACCGCAGAAGTGCCAGTAACCAATTTAGTCAGGGATGAGATCGTGAATGCGGATTCACTTCCCTTAAAGTTTGTTGCACATACACCGTGTTTTCGTTCCGAAGCGGGAAGCTATGGGCGGGATGTGCGCGGGATGATTCGCCAACACCAGTTTGATAAAGTTGAGTTGGTGCAAATTACAAAGCCTGACAACTCGATGCAAGCGCTAGAGGAATTAACAGGTCACGCAGAAAGAATCCTTGAGTTACTCGAGTTGCCATACAGAAAAGTATTGCTCTGTACTGGCGACATGGGCTCTGGTAGTACTAAGACCTATGACCTCGAGGTTTGGGTGCCATCGCAACATGCTTATCGTGAGATAAGTTCATGCTCAAGCATGGGGGATTTCCAAGCACGTCGTATGCAAGCAAGATTTAAAGCGGGCCAAGGGAAGCCAGAGTTAGTTCACACCTTAAATGGTTCGGGATTGGCCGTCGGTAGAGCCTTAGTGGCCTTGATCGAGAATAAACAGCAAGTTGATGGCAGTGTTGCGATTTCGAAGGCATTACAACCCTATTTGGGTGGCTTGGGAGTGCTCAAACCCATTTAATTTTGATTGGTAGACTTTCTGAAATGAATCGACTCTTCAGCAATCTCATTTGGGTTAGCGCCATCATGATTGCTCAAGACGTTTTTGCTATCGAGAAAACCTATCGATGCGAGGTTCTGAGTGACGCTTATATTAAAACTAACGGAGAGCTAGCCGTTATTTAGGATAGCCCTAGAGTCGGTCAAGAATTTGCGGTGTTCAAAAGAACTGGCGAGGTGATTGGAGATGTGATTGACTCTCTAAAAACCCGAAGATAATTGCCTCTGGCAGTAGCAGTAACGCATACAAAGTTATTTGGGTGCAAAAGTCTGCTGGTAAAAATGGTGCATTTGTTGATTATCTAAGTATCGAAGAGTTTGTATCCAGCAGTAAAAAGCCCTTTGGGTTTTTTCTGGTGGACTGTTAATGACTGGCGTTTGCCAGCAATAGCAGGCATTATTATTTCCAGCAGGTTTAAAGTTGTATAAGCCTGTAGGCATCGGAGAGGTGGCAGAGTGGTTGAATGTACCGCACTCGAAATGCGGCGTAGGATAAAACCTATCGAGGGTTCGAATCCCTCCCTCTCCGCCAAATGCTATTTAATTCAGATAAATTCATGATGAAGATCGATCGTTTATTGTGCTCTAGCGCCATCATTTTGACTGCTGCCGCATGTTCAACGCCGCCCAGTCAGTTTGGGATGTATCAGCAATCGGATGGAACCGTTGGCGTACATGCGCCAAAGGATGCCAAGGAAAGCGAAGCTCAGGAAGTGGCAACCGCTGAGTGCAAGAAGCTTGGAAAAAGAACGGCAACGATTATGGATAGTCGAAAAACAGTCAATGACCGCTTTCCGATGACTTACAACTATTTGTGCCGCTAATTTAACTCAGCAACCATTTCTTGATGGACTTGTTCACGCACATAGCATCTAGGGCAAGACCAAAAAATTCAGAACCGTTCGTGACCATGCTTTCAATGGCCTCGACTTTTCCAGATTTGATGCCTCTTAAATAGGTGGCGACGCGATAGCGCAAGAAGTGCTCTGTTTCACCATCTTCATTTTCAGTGGTGCAAAGTTCTAGACTGCCGTAGCGGGTTTCAGGATTGATATTCAGAGTCGATAGACTCAATGTGCCTACGAGTTTCTCTGGGACAGGAATGGGCACATAGGAGTAGAGGGAGATCAACATTTCTTCTTCATCGACCTCAATGATGTGATCGATATCTAATACATCTTGCTCGGTGAGTTCGGTTTCTCCAGAATCACCACCTCCAAAGGTGGATTCAAACTGCAACATTGCAGTATTGCTACCTTAGGAAATTTCAATCATGTTTGGATAGCCTAATAAACCTTTCCACCAATACATTAGTGAAAATGTGCAGGGGTTGACCTCAACCAAGCCTTTGCTAGTGGATTTTGCGAAGTAGAGACCATAAACTCATCATCCTTTTCCAAGCCGTATTGATCGACTTTAGGCGACTTTGTTGCCCCCTTTTTTTAGTTACTTTTTAGCGGCTGGTTTCTTCGTGATTACCTTTTTGGTAACGACTTTCTTGGCAGCAGGTTTTTTGGCCGCCACCTTCTTGGTAGCAGGTTTAGATGCCTTTTTAGCTAATGACTTTCCAGATGGTTTTTTGGCAGACACTTTTTTGACCGCTTTTACTGCTTTAGTAGCTATTTTCTTTTTTACTGCTGACTTTTTGGTAGCCATAGTTCAATCCTTTATGAGGTGATTCTTGATGGTGATGCTCAGTACTTACCGTATTACTGCAAATTGTTTGCAAAATGATTAAATCAGCCTGAGGTCAACCATGCTAATTACCAGAGTAAAAATAGGGTTGAATGGAAATATAAATTTTTTTGAATGTATTGTTCTTGGTAATTCAGGTTGCTACACTGTAACTGGGCAGTATTGATTAACTTAATTCCATAAAGAGAGATTTCATGTTTCCCGAATATCGCGACTTAATTACCAAATTAAAAACAACGGATCGTCATTTTTCACATTTGTTTGATAAGCACAATAATTTGGATGCCAAGATCTTGCGCATGGAGGGTCACCAGGAGCCGAGCACTCCAGAGGAAATCGAAACCCTCAAGAAAGAAAAACTATTGCTTAAAGACCAGATTTATGCAGTACTTAAGAAAGCAAGCGCAACCTAGATAAGTTACTAAGCTTTCTTCAAGAAGCAGGCTTTGAGCAGCATATTGCCTGCTTCTGTTTTGTAGTCGACCTCATGATCGCCTGACACAAGGCGAATTCCTTTGATTTTGGTGCCGACTTTAAGGGTAGTTGATGAGCCTTTTACCTTTAGGTCTTTTATAAGGGAAACAGTATCACCATCACTCAAAAGATTGCCGTTGGCATCTTTAACAATTAACCCTATCTCTTCCTCAGAGATAGCCTGCATCGGCCATTCATGGCCACATTGGGCGCAAACATAATTGTCCCCATCGGGATAAGTCATATCTTCCTGGCAGGAAGGGCATTTTGGGAAATTTTCGGTGCTCGTTGCCCCATTTTAATCTAGCCATTTAGAATCAAGGTAAATGAAAAGAGTAATTAAAGTTTGCCTATATGCATTGCTGCCTTTGGTGCTGGTCGCTCTACTTGCAGTCTGGTATATATCTACATCGATTAAGCCAGATCAATTAACCCAATTGATTGGCTCTACTGTTAAATCCGCCACAGGCCGTGACCTGAAAATTGCTGGCCCTGTGAGCCTGCGGCTCTTTCCTTCGATTGGTATTACTGCACAGCAGGTTTCTCTGAGTAATGCTCCTTGGTCAGCCAATTCAGAAATGCTTAACGTAAAGCGAATGGAGTTCGATATTGAGCTGCTGCCTTTGTTAAGAGGGGTGGTAGCGTTCAATACTATCAACTTTACCGGAGTGGATGCTTTGCTTCAAACCAACAAGGCAGGAGAGGGTAATTGGAATTTTGATTCTTCGCAAACGTCGAATCTAGGTCCAGCCATTGCTTCACAATCTGTTGACAGCGCAACTTCTGCTCAAACGGATTCATTGCGTATTCAGAACATCAATGTGGCGGATGCAAGAATTCAATACCATGCCTATGGATCTTCTCCCAAGCTGTTTCAAGCCTCTAGCTGTCCTTATCTGGCGGAAGTAATAAAAACAGTATTTCGGGGCAAGTCCAGTATGAAAACTATCAGTTAGGTATTAAAGCGAAAACGGGCAATCTACAAGAGATTTTGAATCAATGGGATGTGCGTCCTGTCAAAATGCCTGTCCAACTCAATCTCTCTGTGAATGGAAAGGTTTTGCAGGTTGATGGAGAGACTGATAAAAGGCCAAACATTGAGCCAAGCTTTAGCCTGCAGATACAGTCAAAATCGTTTGAATTTGCACCCTTGGCAGGGTCGGCTGTGATTGCGGCATCAAGCCCCTCTAATAAGTCCAGCTCAGTAGCAATACCATCATCAGTAAATTTTTCTTTAGCGATGACGTGCTGCCGTTTGAAGTAATGCCTCAAGCAAAGGGTACGCTATCTGTTGATATAGATGAGCTGGGTATCTCAGGGCAATTACCAGTTACGGGCTTAAAAGGCAAATTTGTATTTAATGGCTCAAATATTGGTGTGAGCGCCCTCAGGTTTGGGGTTGGCAATAAAGGTGCTGTCGAGATTCAAGAAAATCTCTCAGAATTGCAAAGTGCCAATTCGACAGTATCGCTAAAAGGCATTGCCCAGGGATTTACTCTGGAACAGCTGATGGACATCCTGGGTTCGTCGGCAAAAGTCAAAGGAGGGGCCACTGAAATTGCATTGAACTTGCGTAGCTCTGGCATCTCATTGCATCAATTGCCAGGAAAAGCAAATGGAGCAGTGCGAATTGCGATTGCCGAAGGCGTATTGGATGCAAGCATTGTGAATGCAGGTGGCGATTTATTGAGTACGGTTGTGAATGCCGTTAATCCGATGCGAAAACGAGCTGACCAAACGACTTTGGAGTGTGCGGTAGCCTATTTACCGTTGAATAACGGCGAAATTATTTTGAATAATTCATTTGGCGTAGTTCACTGATCGTCTGAATATGACGATGTCAGGCTCGGTTGACTTAAAAACAGAATTTCTCAATATTAAGATCGACCTAAGAGTCGGTCGGGTTTAACAACGGGCGTCAATCTTGGTGGTTTAGTGCAGTTGTAGGGAACCTTAATGAACCCACAGGTAGGACTTAACAAAGAGGGTGTCGTCAATAGTGCCGTATCGATTGGATTGGGAATATTGACGGGCGGTGCAACTGTTTTAGCTGAAAACGCGAAGTCGTTGGCGACCAAGAATACGGTTCAGCCTTGTAAAACCGCACTGCACTCTTGGTCGGATATCTATCCTGGTGTAAAGAATTAGAAAACTAAGCCGCTGACAAACAGGCTGAATAGTGAAATAAAAATGCTGGCAAAAAAAGCGGTCCAAAAGCTGGATACCGTGAAGCCTGATACTAGTGCGCCAACAAGCATCAACACCAACGCATTTACCACTAACAGAAAAAGCCCCATGGTGACTACTGTTAGGGGTAGCGTGAACAGGATCAGCAGGGGTTTGACTACAGCATTCGCAAAGCCCAGAACCAAGGCCGCAATCAATAAGGAGCCACCATCTGCAAATTTAATGCCGCTGAAGATATAACTGGCCACCCAGAGCGAAAGGGATGTTAAGCTCCACTGGACCAGAAATAGCGTTAAGTTGTTCATGATGGGATCATCAAAATGATTAATAGCAAAGATGATTAACGGCGCATTCAGAATACGATAGCGCTTCTATGGTAACAGCCGATTAATAGTGCGGTGGGATTTCATCTTTGAGGCTGGTGGCGCCATGCCCGCCAGAGCTGGCCTGTTCTTTCGTTGCCTTTAACTCACGATACAGAAATTCAATTTGTTATTTCTGTTTGTAAACTGTCTCATTAAGTTTTCCAATAAGGTCTTCAGCAAAGCTGAGCTTGATTTCGAGATTGGTGATTCTGTCCTCAGTCATTTTTGATTTCTTCTAGTGGTTAGCGAGCTCGAAGCGGCCATCTTCCATCTCTGATTGTGGCCTGATCCAAAAATCATGAGATTGCATGGACTCATAGACATAGGCTGGTTCAAGAGTGGTTTCAATATTTGCCAAGAAAATGACCCTATAAAAACCACCGGTCTTGATATGTCTGAGTTTTGTCCCTGGTTTATATAGGCCATCATCGGGGTTGGCCATTTTGGGTTTACTCATTTCTAATCCTTAAAAAGGATATCAGTAGATTCTAGACTGTGGCACGATAGTCGGCGCTAATCATGACCCCGTCTTTCAGGGCTCTACTTGCAAGTGCCAGGATTGCATTATTAATATGCTGGGCTTAGAGGAGTAAGCCAGATCCAAAAACCTGATCATCTGGGTCTTGGCATTGCCATGGTGCTGCTGGTACGGTGCTTTACTGGCGCGGCATATATTGGGACTAGTAGCTACGTCATGATGACAAATTCTGAGTTTCCCGCAAAGTCTGTTGGGGAATTTATAGCGTTAGCTAAAGCGAATCCAGATGCCTATAACTATGCAAGCGCTGGAAATGGTAGTGCCTCGCATCTAGCGATGGCCTATTTCGATAGCATGGCTGGAATTCAGCTAGTGCACATAACCCACCAAAGGGGCTGGCGATGCAATTGCCGAGCTCTTAGCTGGTCGCGCTCAAGCTGTGATTGCGGCCAATGTTGCGGCACTGCCTTTTGCCAATGACCCAAGAGTTCGCTTTTTAGGAGTTTCCTCCGAGAAGCCTTCACCTTTTGTTCCTGGCGTTCCACCAATTGGTAATACCGTGAAGGGGTATGTTTTTGATAGTTGGTTCGGTCTTTTGGCCCCTGCTGGCACGCCTATTTCTGTGATCGGCAAAATGTAGTCCGAAATGGGTAAATTGCTTAAACAACCTGAAATCATTGAGCGTATGCGTCGCCAAGGGATCGAGATAGGAAATTTAACTTCTGCTGAATTCAATCAACTTTTAGTTCGGGACTATGTTCGGATGGCGAAGGTGGTGAAAGTCTCCGGTGCTAAGACGGATTAGTTGTCAGTTAATTCTATGACCCGAATTACTGAATTACGTTTGCCTCTTGATCACGGTATAGATGATCTTGAGCTTGCTCTTCTAAAGAGATTAAGTATTCCATAGAAAGATCTAATCTCATTCAAGATCTTCAAGCGTAGCTATTCTGCGTTGAGCATACTGATTCCAATGCACGAGTTTCCAGTCATCTCTAGGATCCCATCGTTTTTGCATACGTGCTTTTGCTTCACTTTCCTCAAGGACAATCCAAGCAATGGAGATCTTGGTTTGCGGTGGAATTCCTAATGCATCAGGATTCAACATTCTGCCACTCTGAATTTCCCGGGAAAATGGTCCAACCAGAATCACGTTAACTCCTAGAAGTAGGTTTTCTCGGGCAATATCAAGCAAACCTTGGTATTCCCAATCGCGGAGATTTTCAAGATAGTAGGGGCTATCTCGATCATTGGGTTTGGGTGATCAACTCCATGACATGAGCGCTATACGAGCCATACGCTGTGTCTTTATCCAGAAAGAAAAAGTCTTCGCTTGTCCTTTCAATGATTAGAGGGAGGGCTTTTTGACCAAGGTCGACTTACCAGTTCCTGCGTGACCAGCAAAAAGAATGAGGCGTGGGGCGGTTGGGGTAAGTTTGCAGACCATGTAACGCTAGTCTCGCAGAATTTCTTGGAAATTTCTTCCATTTTTTGGAAGAGACGATAATGTCGCCATGGCTTTAATCGTACTTACTGATGCAAAACTGGCTTTTGGCCACGTTGATCTTCTTGCAAATACTGCATTCTCACTGGAATCTGGTGAACGTGTTGGCTTAATCGGTCAAAATGGCACCGGTAAATCCTCTCTATTAAAAATTTTGGCTGGTATTGAAAAGATGGATGATGGTCTTTTGCAATATCAGCAGGGTCTACGTATCTCATACGTTCCTCAGGAGCCGATTTTTGAGGCCAAAGAAACCATCTTTGAGGCAGTCTCAAAGGGTGTTGCGGAAGCAAAAGCACTCAGAGAAGAGTATGGGGCTCTGAGCGTAGGCGATTGGGATGATGATGCTCATCACCGTTTAGATGAAGTGCAATCCAAACTTGAGGCATTGAGCGGTTGGAACTGGGAGCAACGCGTGCATGAAACGCTGGATCGCCTCCATTTGGATGCAGACCAAAAAATTAGCAACTTATCGGGGGGTACCAAGATGCGAGTGGCATTGGCTCGTGCACTCGTCGAAATGCCTGATGTCCTGCTATTAGATGAACCAACGAACCATTTGGATTTGGATTCGATTGCGTGGCTGGAGGAGTTGTTAAAAGAATACCAAGGTTCCGTAATATTAATTACCTACGATCGTGCATTCTTGGATAACGTATGCACGCAAATCGTAGAGTTGGATCGCGGTATTTTGCGAAGTTATCCTGGAAACTTTACGCAATATGAAGTTCTCAAGGAACAAGAGCTCAATGCCGAGTCCTTGGCTAATGCGCGTGCAGATAAATTATTGGCGCAAGAAGAGGTGTGGATTCGGAAAGGCGTTGAAGCTCGTCGCACTCGCAGTGTTGCCCGTATAGCTCGCTTAGAAAAGCTGCGTGCAAGCCGAGCTGAGCGCAGAGATGCGATGGGGCAGGTGAAGATGGCGGTTTCTGCTGGAGAGCGTAGCGGCAAGATTGTTGCGGAGCTGGAGAACGTCTGCAAGTCATACGATAGACCCATTGTGAAGGATTTCACAGCGACGATATTGCTCGGCGACAAGGTCGGGTTGTTGGGTCCGAACGGTGCTGGTAAAACCACCTTACTCAAATTAATTCTCGGAACAGTTAAGCCTGATTCAGGTACCGCCACGATGGGAACACGTATTGAAGTGGCTTATTTTGATCAAATGCGTGAAGGCTTAAATCTCAATGCCTCGCTAGAGGATTACATTAGCCCTGGTAGCGAGTGGATTGAGATTAATGGCAATAAAAAACATGTCAAAAGTTATCTAAGTGATTTCTTATTCGCACCTGAGCGTACAAATTCTCCAATAAGCACTCTGTCTGGTGGCGAGCGCAATCGCCTGCTGCTAGCCCGCTTGTTTGCCCGACCAGCCAATGTCTTAGTGCTCGATGAGCCCACTAATGACTTAGATATTGATACCTTAGATTTGCTGGAGCAATTATTGCAAGACTATAAAGGGACTGTTTTCTTAGTCAGTCATGACCGTTATTTCTTGGACAATGTTGTTACCAGCATCATTGCGCATGAGGGTGATGGATATTGGCGTGAGTATGAAGGTGGTTATGAGGATTGGAAGATTCAAAAAGCCCGCTCAGAGCAGATTCGTGCGAATAAAAATACGGCTAAGCCATCAACGAAATCAGAGACAAAAGCCCCCCGCACCCGAATCGAAAGCGGCCCCTAAAGGTAATGTGCAAAAGCTTAATGGCAAAGAGCGGCAAGAATTGGAATCGTTGCCTCAGCAAATAGAGGAATTGAAGTCTGAGCAGGCTGATATTGGAATTGAAATGAGTAATCCCGATCTATACAAGAATGATCGGGAATTAGCAGCGAGTATGCAGGCGCGCTTAGCGAAGTTACTGTTCAGTTAGAGCAAAAACTGCAACGCTGGGAGCAGCTTTTAAGCCGCTCCGAATCCTAAGGGTTGCTTATTCCCCGCGCTTGAGGCGGGCACGTAACCCTGCTATCTCATCGAGTAGATCCAGCGCTAAAGCGACTCCGGGAACATTCAACTCGAGATCATGGGTTAAGTGAGCGGCCGTCTTGGCGCGTCTTAATGAATCGCCGCCAAAGCGCCATTTTCTGGAGAAGAGCCAGAGGGGCTAAGGACTCCCTCGGTTACCCAAGACATAATTAATTCTTCCGGTGTACGGGATGCATGAGAAAGCTCCACAATGCTCATATGCACTTCATTCTCAACGACGCTTCCCTCAATCCAAGTAATGTTGGTGGTATTGATATTTGTCATGGCATCATCCCTTCAAATGCGTTCTTGGGTTGAAATCAAATGCTTTCTCAAATTGCTGGTATGCCTCTTTAAGTGCATCGGTATCCGCTGGAGGTAGGGTGATAGTCGGAACTACAAAGAGGTCACCAGATTCTGCGCTAGGAATCCCCTTGCCCTTTAAGCGCATCTTGCGTCCCGCAACAGTCCCCGCCGGAATCTTGAGTCCAAGGTAGAGCCTGAGGAGTGGGGACATTTACTGTGGTGCCCAACGCGGCTTCCCATGGCGCCAATGGAATATCGATAAAGATATCTTTACCATCCACGCGGTAAATGGGGCTTGGGTGAAATTCAATTTCTAAATACAAATCCCCGGCGGGGCCTTCGCCGATACCAGGGCCACCTTGTCCCGATAAGCGCAGATTTTGTCCAGCCTTTATTCCTTTTGGAATGCTAACGGCTAACTTGCGCTCTTGAGTGCTGACATGACCCTGAGAATTACCGGTTTGGCATACTTATAGACTTCCATTAAAGGACCGGTGCCTCCTTTCATTGAGGAGCCTAGTGATTTTTCAAAAATATTTGCAAGGCCGCCAATTTGGTTTCCAGGGCTAACTTGGCCGTTAATTTGCACATCTCGACCAACCGAATATTCATCTTTCCACCAACGAATACGTTTGATGAGCTTTTCACCAATCTCCTTGCTTGCTGCGCGACGGGTGAGGGGTGTTCTACACCATAAATTTCTGGGGTTTCAGACAAGATGCCAGTGCCACCATGACGAGACAAGATATCAATCGCAGCGCCTAATGCTGGGTTTGCAGTGATAGAAGAGAAGCCATCGGAACCACCACATTGCAAGCCGACAGTGAGATGGCTTGCTGATACCGTTTGGCGTTTAGCCTTATTTGCTTCTGGCAGTAGCGCTTTCACCGCTTCAATTCTAGCCTCAATGGTCTTGCGGGTACCGCCTGATTCTTGCATGATGAAGGTGTGCAAGGTAGAGCCTTCCTTTAGATCTTCCTGCTCCATTAACCCTTTCAACTGATTGCGCTCACATCCAAGTCCTACGATTAATGCTGCGGCAAGGTTAGGATGGCGGGCATATCCTGATATCGTGCGTCG contains:
- a CDS encoding DnaJ C-terminal domain-containing protein, translating into MSPLLRLYLGLKIPAGTVAGRKMRLKGKGIPSAESGDLFVVPTITLPPADTDALKEAYQQFEKAFDFNPRTHLKG
- a CDS encoding phage holin family protein; this encodes MMNNLTLFLVQWSLTSLSLWVASYIFSGIKFADGGSLLIAALVLGFANAVVKPLLILFTLPLTVVTMGLFLLVVNALVLMLVGALVSGFTVSSFWTAFFASIFISLFSLFVSGLVF
- a CDS encoding SlyX family protein, producing MTEDRITNLEIKLSFAEDLIGKLNETVYKQK
- a CDS encoding tripartite tricarboxylate transporter substrate-binding protein, whose amino-acid sequence is MVLLVRCFTGAAYIGTSSYVMMTNSEFPAKSVGEFIALAKANPDAYNYASAGNGSASHLAMAYFDSMAGIQLVHITHQRGWRCNCRALSWSRSSCDCGQCCGTAFCQ
- a CDS encoding DnaJ C-terminal domain-containing protein; the encoded protein is MPKGIKAGQNLRLSGQGGPGIGEGPAGDLYLEIEFHPSPIYRVDGKDIFIDIPLAPWEAALGTTVNVPTPQALPWTQDSGGDCCGTQDALKGQGDS